A genomic region of Coregonus clupeaformis isolate EN_2021a unplaced genomic scaffold, ASM2061545v1 scaf3055, whole genome shotgun sequence contains the following coding sequences:
- the LOC121555591 gene encoding zinc finger protein 420-like produces the protein MSFSKSHSLKSHLRIHTGKKSYGCDQFGKRFTKPSNMKSHQQTHTGEKPYPCSDCGKSFSTSQYLKLHQRVHTGKKPYSCDLCGKRFIRSAHLTVHKRIHTGKKPYHCPDCGISFAHSSSLKLHQLTHTGQKPYHCSDCEKSFSTSHHLKLHQRTHTGEKPYHCSDCGKSFTTSSGLNIHQRTHTGEKPYSCDQCGKRFTQSSNLTVHKKIHTGEKPYHCSDCGKSFTTRNDLIIHQRTHTGEKPHHCSDCGKSFTQPSHLIVHQRTHTGEKPHHCSDCGKSFARLDKLISHQRTHTGEKPYGCDRCEKRFAFSSSLTYHKLTHTGEKPYHCSDCGKSFTTSSGLNIHQRTHTGENHLIGHQRTHTGEKPHHCSDCGKSFARLDKLISHQRTHTGEKPYGCDRCEKRFAFSSSLTYHKRSHTGEKPYHCSDCGKSFTTSSGLNIHQRTHTGEKPHHCSDCGKSFAQPSHLIGHQRTHTGEKPHHCSDCGMSFATSHNLAVHQRTHTG, from the exons atgAGTTTCTCTAAATCACATTCATTGAAATCACACCTGAGAATTCACACAGGAAAGAAATCTTATGGCTGTGATCAATTTGGGAAGAGATTTACTAAGCCAAGCAACATGAAATCACACCAgcagacacacactggagagaagccttacccctGTTCAGATTGTGGGAAAAGCTTTTCAACATCACAGTATTTGAAGCTGCACCAGCGAGTACACACAGGaaagaagccttatagctgtgatctatgtgggaagagattcattCGGTCAGCCCACCTGACTGTACACAAGCGAATACACACTGGGAAAAAACCATACCACTGCCCCGACTGTGGGATTAGTTTTGCTCATTCAAGTAGTCTGAAATTACACCAgctgacacacacaggacagaagccttaccactgctctgactgtgagaAGAGCTTTTCAACATCACATCATTTAAAgctgcaccagagaacacacactggagagaagccttaccactgctcagactgtggtaaAAGCTTTACCACCTCAAGTGGACTGaatatacaccagagaacacacacaggagagaagccttatagctgtgatcaatgtgggaagagattcactcagtcatcaAACCTGACTGTCCACAAGaaaatacacactggagagaagccttaccactgctctgactgtgggaaaagctttaCCACCAGAAATGACCTGattatacaccagagaacacacacaggagagaagcctcaccactgctccgactgtgggaagagttttactcagccaAGTCACCTGATTGTACACCAGagaactcacacaggagagaagcctcaccactgctccgactgtgggaagagttttgctagATTAGACAAACTGATATCACACCAGAGAACCCACACTGGGGAGAAGCCATATGGTTGTGATCGGTGTGAGAAGAGATTTGCTTTCTCAAGTAGCCTGACTTATCATAAGCTAacccacactggagagaaaccgtaccactgctcagactgtggtaaAAGCTTTACCACCTCAAGTGGACTGaatatacaccagagaacacacacaggagagaa TCACCTGATtggacaccagagaacacacacaggagagaagcctcaccactgctccgactgtgggaagagttttgctagATTAGACAAACTGATATCACACCAGAGAACCCACACTGGGGAGAAGCCGTATGGTTGTGATCGGTGTGAGAAGAGATTTGCTTTCTCAAGTAGCCTGACTTATCATAAGCGAagccacactggagagaaaccgtaccactgctcagactgtggtaaAAGCTTTACCACCTCAAGTGGACTGaatatacaccagagaacacacacaggagagaagcctcaccactgctccgacTGTGGTAAGAGTTTTGCTCAGCCAAGTCACCTGATtggacaccagagaacacacacaggagagaagcctcaccactgctctgactgtgggatgaGTTTTGCTACCTCACACAATCTGGCAGTACACCAAAGAACCCACACTGGatag